The Micromonospora sp. NBC_00421 genome contains a region encoding:
- a CDS encoding sodium-translocating pyrophosphatase translates to MSGTLAADSGALSLSGENLTYVVIAAVIALVALVFAAALTKAVLAAGKGTIKMQEISGAVQEGASAYLLRQFRTLAIFVVVAVVLLFLLPVHDTDGSELAVKIGRSTFFVVGALFSAFIGGAGMWLATRANLRVAAAAREAAGGREAAMKIAFRTGGVVGFLTVGLGLFGAALVVALFKGDAPTVLEGFGFGAALLAMFMRVGGGIFTKAADVGADLVGKVEQGIPEDDPRNAATIADNVGDNVGDCAGMAADLFESYAVTLVAALILGRAAFGEDGLVFPLIISTIGVLIAIVGVFITRLRTSDRNGLTAINRAFYLSAVLSAVLVAVAAFLYLPATFGELEGGLTDVDQNPRVVAIGAVVIGIVLAAAIQALTGYFTETNRRPVQDIGKSSQTGAATVILAGISIGLESAVYSALLIGAGVFGAFLLGGSSITLSLFAVALAGTGLLTTVGVIVAMDTFGPISDNAQGVAEMSGDIDENGARILTELDAVGNTTKAITKGIAIATAVLAATALFGSYTDTLRTAYSDAGVGDVGTEILNALNVANPRNLVGLIIGAAVVFLFSGLAINAVSRSAGAVVMEVRRQFRELPGIMDGTQRPEYGKVVDICTRDAQRELMTPGLLAILAPIAVGFGLGPGALASYLAGAIGAGTLMAVFLSNSGGAWDNAKKLVEDGAYGGKGSESHAATVIGDTVGDPFKDTAGPAINPLIKVMNLVSLLIAPAVVAWSVGDDRNTPLRLTIALVATLIVVAAVVFSKRKGVAMDSTPDGGGTAGGNDPKRVETAKV, encoded by the coding sequence ATGTCCGGGACCTTGGCCGCCGATAGCGGCGCGCTGTCCCTTTCCGGAGAAAACCTGACGTACGTCGTCATCGCCGCGGTCATCGCGCTGGTGGCACTCGTCTTCGCCGCCGCCTTGACCAAGGCCGTGCTGGCAGCCGGTAAGGGCACCATCAAAATGCAGGAGATCTCCGGCGCGGTGCAGGAGGGCGCCTCGGCCTACCTGCTCCGGCAGTTCAGGACGTTGGCGATCTTCGTGGTCGTCGCCGTCGTGCTGCTCTTCCTGCTGCCGGTGCACGACACCGACGGCAGTGAACTGGCGGTGAAGATCGGCCGATCGACGTTCTTCGTGGTCGGCGCCCTGTTCAGCGCGTTCATCGGCGGTGCCGGCATGTGGCTGGCCACCCGGGCCAACCTGCGGGTCGCCGCCGCCGCCCGGGAGGCGGCCGGCGGCCGGGAAGCCGCCATGAAGATCGCCTTCCGGACCGGTGGCGTGGTCGGCTTCCTCACCGTCGGCCTCGGCCTGTTCGGCGCGGCGCTGGTGGTCGCCCTGTTCAAGGGCGACGCCCCGACCGTGCTGGAGGGCTTCGGCTTCGGCGCCGCCCTGCTCGCCATGTTCATGCGGGTCGGCGGCGGCATCTTCACCAAGGCCGCCGACGTCGGCGCCGACCTGGTCGGCAAGGTCGAGCAGGGCATCCCCGAGGACGACCCGCGCAACGCCGCCACCATCGCCGACAACGTGGGCGACAACGTCGGCGACTGCGCCGGCATGGCCGCCGACCTCTTCGAGTCGTACGCGGTGACGCTTGTCGCCGCGCTGATCCTCGGCAGGGCCGCGTTCGGCGAGGACGGCCTGGTCTTCCCGCTGATCATCTCGACCATCGGGGTGCTGATCGCCATCGTCGGGGTCTTCATCACCCGGCTGCGCACCTCCGACCGCAACGGCTTGACCGCCATCAACCGGGCCTTCTACCTCTCCGCGGTGCTCTCCGCGGTGCTCGTCGCGGTCGCCGCCTTCCTCTACCTCCCGGCCACCTTCGGCGAGCTGGAGGGCGGCCTCACCGACGTCGACCAGAACCCCCGGGTGGTGGCCATCGGCGCGGTCGTCATCGGCATCGTGCTGGCCGCCGCCATCCAGGCGCTGACCGGCTACTTCACCGAGACCAACCGCCGCCCGGTGCAGGACATCGGCAAGAGCTCGCAGACCGGGGCGGCCACCGTCATCCTCGCCGGCATCAGCATCGGCCTGGAGTCGGCGGTCTACTCGGCGCTGCTGATCGGCGCCGGTGTCTTCGGCGCGTTCCTGCTCGGCGGCAGCTCCATCACCCTGTCGCTGTTCGCGGTGGCGCTGGCCGGCACCGGCCTGCTCACCACCGTCGGCGTGATCGTCGCGATGGACACCTTCGGCCCGATCTCCGACAACGCGCAGGGCGTGGCCGAGATGTCCGGTGACATCGACGAGAACGGCGCGCGGATCCTCACCGAGCTGGACGCGGTCGGCAACACCACCAAGGCGATCACCAAGGGCATCGCGATCGCCACCGCCGTGCTCGCGGCCACCGCGCTGTTCGGCTCGTACACCGACACGCTGCGCACCGCGTACTCCGACGCGGGCGTGGGAGACGTCGGCACCGAGATCCTCAACGCGCTCAACGTCGCCAACCCGCGCAACCTGGTCGGTCTGATCATCGGCGCGGCGGTGGTCTTCCTCTTCTCCGGGCTGGCCATCAACGCGGTGTCCCGCTCGGCCGGCGCGGTGGTGATGGAGGTCCGTCGGCAGTTCCGCGAGCTGCCCGGGATCATGGACGGCACCCAGCGCCCCGAGTACGGCAAGGTCGTCGACATCTGCACCCGGGACGCGCAGCGCGAGCTGATGACCCCCGGCCTGCTGGCCATCCTCGCTCCGATCGCGGTCGGCTTCGGCCTCGGGCCGGGCGCGCTGGCCTCGTACCTGGCCGGGGCGATCGGGGCGGGCACCCTGATGGCGGTCTTCCTGTCCAACTCCGGTGGCGCCTGGGACAACGCCAAGAAGCTGGTCGAGGACGGCGCCTACGGCGGCAAGGGCTCCGAGTCGCACGCGGCGACTGTCATCGGCGACACCGTCGGTGACCCGTTCAAGGACACCGCAGGCCCGGCGATCAACCCGCTGATCAAGGTGATGAACCTGGTCTCGCTGCTGATCGCGCCGGCCGTGGTGGCCTGGAGCGTCGGCGACGACCGGAACACCCCGCTGCGCCTGACGATCGCGCTGGTCGCCACCCTGATCGTGGTGGCGGCGGTGGTGTTCAGCAAGCGCAAGGGCGTGGCGATGGACTCCACCCCGGACGGTGGCGGCACCGCTGGGGGCAACGACCCGAAACGGGTCGAAACGGCCAAGGTCTGA
- a CDS encoding ATP-binding protein: MATVRLSFSPAPVHVRTARLVGVAVARRAGVREDLLDEVRLAIGEACTRAVALHHQYGLADPVLVEMSDSGAYAVRVVDRAPIEAGLGLAALNADELANETLTDEALTTGVGFALLAGFVEDLQVRPVAEGIGTEVRMVWPVGR; this comes from the coding sequence ATGGCGACGGTCCGGCTCTCCTTCTCACCGGCGCCGGTGCACGTGCGCACCGCCCGTCTGGTCGGTGTCGCGGTGGCCCGCCGGGCCGGGGTCCGGGAGGACCTGCTCGACGAGGTGCGGTTGGCCATCGGTGAGGCGTGCACCCGGGCGGTCGCCCTGCACCACCAGTACGGCCTCGCCGACCCGGTGCTTGTGGAGATGTCGGATTCCGGGGCGTACGCGGTGCGGGTGGTGGACCGGGCGCCGATCGAGGCGGGGCTGGGCCTGGCCGCGTTGAACGCCGACGAGTTGGCCAACGAGACGCTTACCGACGAGGCGCTGACGACCGGCGTGGGCTTCGCGCTGCTCGCCGGTTTCGTGGAGGATCTCCAGGTTCGCCCGGTGGCCGAGGGCATCGGGACCGAGGTCCGGATGGTGTGGCCGGTCGGCCGCTGA
- a CDS encoding STAS domain-containing protein → MELSLATRTVGEHTVLEVGGEVDVYTAPRLRERLLELIDGGARRVVVDLGRVDFLDSTGLGVLVGALKRLRSAGGSFALVCGKEPLLKIFRITALDQVFPLHPTVDAAVAADPAGSGA, encoded by the coding sequence ATGGAGCTGTCGCTGGCGACCCGCACCGTGGGGGAGCACACGGTGCTCGAGGTCGGCGGTGAGGTGGACGTCTACACCGCACCCCGACTGCGCGAACGGCTCCTGGAGTTGATCGACGGCGGCGCCCGGCGGGTGGTCGTCGACCTGGGTCGGGTGGACTTCCTCGATTCCACCGGCCTGGGCGTGCTGGTCGGCGCCCTGAAGCGGCTGCGCTCGGCCGGGGGCTCCTTCGCCCTGGTCTGCGGCAAGGAGCCGCTGCTGAAGATCTTCCGGATCACCGCCCTGGACCAGGTCTTTCCCCTGCACCCGACGGTGGACGCGGCGGTCGCCGCCGACCCCGCCGGCTCCGGCGCGTGA
- a CDS encoding DEAD/DEAH box helicase, producing the protein MQDVNPAATATAGPGTGRGPAELLGRLRARHRADPVTHVERVPARAGQQTPWPQWAPEELRAAFARRGVVAPWRHQAEAAELAYAGQHVVVATGTASGKSLAYQLPSLATLLADPRATVLYLAPTKALAADQLRAVAGLALDGVRPACYDGDTPRTEREWIRRHSRFVLTNPDMLHHGILPGHAHWSGFLRRLTYVVVDECHTYRGVFGSHVAHVLRRLRRRCAQFGRTPVFLLASATSGDPAVTAGRLTGLPVTAVTEDTSPRGGVTFALWEPPLLPPPADAVAVADDLTQVRRSALRETADLLADTVAAGVRTLAFVRSRRGAEVVAANARRALDEAVPGLGERVAAYRAGYLREERRELERAVLHGDLLGLASTNALELGVDLVGLDAVLICGWPGTRASLWQQAGRAGRSGDEALAVLVARDDPLDTYLVHHPEALFGRPVEATVLDPANPYVLAPQLACAAAESPLTPADLELFGDGAKEAVDRLVQAGDLRQRPTGWYWRHRERPEVDLRGEGGSPICVVEASTGRLLGTVDGGSAHFLVHPGAVYLHQGVSYVVDALDLDDGCALVHAEEPDWSTHARDVTSLSVVSVRSYLDAGPVGLFLGEVDVTSQVVSYQRRRIASGEVIDTRPLDLPARELRTVAVWFTLSPQSLAAAGVDPADVPGALHAAEHAAIGLLPLMATCDRWDIGGLSTALHPDTEAPTVFVYDGHPGGAGFAERAYRTAAAWLGATRDAVVECGCESGCPSCVQSPKCGNGNNPLSKAAAVRVLGVVLGNLPAEVSAPPRQAVHKSRLPDRA; encoded by the coding sequence GTGCAGGACGTGAACCCCGCAGCCACCGCGACCGCAGGCCCCGGCACCGGGCGAGGCCCGGCCGAGCTGCTGGGCAGGCTGCGCGCCCGGCACCGGGCCGACCCGGTCACCCACGTCGAGCGGGTGCCGGCCCGTGCCGGGCAGCAGACGCCCTGGCCGCAGTGGGCCCCCGAGGAGCTACGGGCGGCCTTCGCCCGACGCGGGGTGGTCGCCCCCTGGCGGCACCAGGCCGAGGCCGCCGAACTGGCGTACGCCGGGCAGCACGTCGTGGTGGCCACCGGCACCGCGTCCGGCAAGTCCCTGGCGTACCAGCTCCCGTCGCTTGCCACCCTGCTCGCCGACCCCCGGGCCACGGTGCTCTACCTGGCCCCCACCAAGGCGCTCGCCGCCGACCAGCTCCGCGCCGTCGCCGGCCTGGCCCTCGACGGGGTACGCCCCGCCTGCTACGACGGGGACACCCCGCGCACCGAACGGGAGTGGATCCGCAGGCACTCCCGGTTCGTGCTCACCAACCCGGACATGCTTCACCACGGCATCCTCCCCGGGCACGCGCACTGGTCGGGGTTCCTGCGCCGGTTGACGTACGTGGTCGTCGACGAGTGCCACACCTACCGGGGCGTCTTCGGCTCGCACGTGGCGCACGTGCTGCGGCGGCTGCGGCGGCGGTGCGCGCAGTTCGGGCGTACCCCCGTCTTCCTGCTGGCCTCGGCGACCTCGGGTGACCCGGCGGTGACCGCCGGGCGGCTCACCGGCCTGCCCGTCACCGCCGTCACCGAGGACACCTCGCCGCGCGGCGGGGTCACCTTCGCGCTCTGGGAACCGCCGCTGCTGCCGCCCCCGGCCGACGCCGTGGCAGTCGCGGACGACCTGACCCAGGTCCGCCGGTCGGCGCTGCGGGAGACCGCCGACCTGCTCGCCGACACCGTCGCGGCGGGGGTACGCACGCTCGCCTTCGTCCGGTCCCGTCGCGGCGCGGAGGTGGTCGCCGCGAACGCCCGCCGGGCACTGGACGAGGCGGTGCCCGGCCTCGGCGAGCGGGTGGCCGCCTACCGGGCCGGCTACCTGCGTGAGGAGCGGCGGGAACTGGAACGGGCCGTGCTCCACGGCGACCTGCTCGGGTTGGCCTCCACCAACGCGCTGGAGCTCGGCGTCGACCTGGTCGGGCTGGACGCGGTGCTGATCTGCGGTTGGCCGGGCACCCGGGCGTCGCTCTGGCAGCAGGCCGGCCGGGCCGGACGCTCCGGCGACGAGGCGCTCGCGGTGCTGGTGGCCCGGGACGACCCGCTCGACACCTACCTGGTGCACCACCCGGAGGCGCTGTTCGGCCGCCCGGTCGAGGCGACCGTGCTCGACCCGGCCAACCCGTACGTGCTCGCCCCGCAGCTCGCCTGCGCCGCCGCCGAGTCCCCGCTCACCCCGGCCGACCTGGAGCTCTTCGGCGACGGGGCGAAGGAGGCCGTCGACCGCCTGGTCCAGGCCGGCGACCTGCGGCAGCGCCCCACCGGCTGGTACTGGCGGCACCGGGAGCGGCCCGAGGTCGACCTGCGGGGCGAGGGCGGGTCGCCGATCTGCGTGGTGGAGGCGTCCACCGGGCGGCTGCTCGGCACCGTGGACGGCGGCTCGGCGCACTTCCTCGTCCACCCCGGCGCGGTCTACCTGCACCAGGGCGTCTCGTACGTGGTCGACGCGCTGGACCTCGACGACGGGTGCGCACTGGTGCACGCCGAGGAGCCGGACTGGTCCACCCACGCCCGGGACGTCACCTCGCTGTCCGTGGTGTCGGTCCGCTCCTACCTGGACGCCGGGCCGGTCGGGCTCTTCCTCGGCGAGGTGGACGTGACCAGCCAGGTGGTCTCGTACCAGCGCCGCCGGATCGCCTCCGGCGAGGTGATCGACACCCGGCCGCTCGACCTGCCGGCCCGCGAGCTACGGACCGTCGCGGTCTGGTTCACGCTCTCCCCGCAGTCCCTGGCGGCGGCCGGCGTCGACCCGGCGGACGTGCCGGGGGCCCTGCACGCGGCCGAGCACGCCGCGATCGGACTGTTGCCGCTGATGGCCACCTGCGACCGGTGGGACATCGGCGGGCTGTCCACCGCCCTGCACCCGGACACCGAGGCGCCCACCGTGTTCGTCTACGACGGCCACCCCGGCGGGGCCGGCTTCGCCGAGCGGGCCTACCGGACGGCGGCGGCCTGGCTGGGCGCCACCCGGGACGCCGTCGTCGAGTGCGGCTGCGAATCGGGCTGCCCCTCCTGCGTGCAGTCCCCGAAGTGCGGCAACGGCAACAATCCGCTGTCCAAGGCGGCTGCCGTCCGGGTCCTCGGCGTGGTCCTCGGCAACCTCCCCGCCGAGGTTTCCGCACCACCCAGACAGGCAGTTCACAAGTCCCGGCTTCCGGATCGCGCTTGA
- a CDS encoding Rv3654c family TadE-like protein — protein sequence MTPAATRSGSGAGTPPGNRTDGRPERSTGGPGGTHSEGRRRDGPVRPRRDRQPGRASDRGGATVLLLAIGMVFVLVGGFGAAIGAARLARHQARVGADFGALAGAGQVWRGAEPACATADEFVRANAARLVACQVDGFDVVVTVEVAVTPLPGLRRFATATARAGPVRG from the coding sequence GTGACCCCCGCCGCGACCCGGTCCGGCAGTGGCGCCGGAACCCCGCCCGGCAACCGCACCGACGGCCGACCCGAGCGCTCCACGGGCGGACCGGGCGGCACCCACAGTGAGGGAAGGAGGCGAGACGGTCCGGTCCGGCCCCGCCGTGATCGCCAGCCGGGCCGCGCGTCGGACCGGGGCGGGGCGACCGTTCTGCTGCTCGCCATCGGCATGGTCTTCGTGCTGGTCGGCGGATTCGGGGCGGCGATCGGCGCAGCTCGGCTGGCCCGGCACCAGGCCCGGGTCGGCGCCGACTTCGGTGCCCTGGCCGGGGCCGGCCAGGTGTGGCGGGGTGCCGAACCGGCCTGCGCGACCGCCGACGAGTTCGTCCGCGCCAACGCCGCCCGGCTGGTCGCCTGCCAGGTGGACGGGTTCGACGTGGTGGTGACGGTCGAGGTGGCGGTCACCCCGCTGCCGGGACTGCGGCGGTTCGCCACCGCCACCGCCCGCGCCGGACCGGTTCGTGGTTGA
- a CDS encoding TadE family type IV pilus minor pilin: MRPRRPAGRDRGSFTAELAAGLPALLLLLLAGLTAVDAVTTKAACLDAAREAALAASRGGDGTGAGAGIAPEAAVVSISADEKRVTVTVRAPVRALGARLPRLTVEAGTVAAVEPGAPEPGR; this comes from the coding sequence GTGAGACCGCGCCGGCCGGCCGGTCGGGACCGGGGTTCGTTCACCGCCGAACTGGCAGCCGGCCTGCCGGCGCTGCTCCTGCTCCTGCTCGCCGGGCTCACCGCCGTCGACGCGGTCACCACGAAGGCGGCCTGCCTGGACGCGGCCCGGGAGGCGGCGCTGGCCGCCTCCCGGGGCGGGGACGGCACCGGCGCGGGTGCCGGGATCGCGCCGGAGGCGGCGGTCGTCTCGATCTCGGCGGACGAGAAGCGGGTCACCGTGACGGTCCGCGCCCCCGTCCGGGCACTCGGGGCGCGGTTGCCCCGGCTCACGGTCGAGGCCGGCACGGTCGCCGCCGTCGAGCCCGGTGCACCGGAGCCCGGCCGGTGA
- a CDS encoding DUF4244 domain-containing protein — translation MRKLLTRLRGDAGMNTAEYAVGTLAAVAFAGILLKVLTSGNVQSALTAVIDRALK, via the coding sequence ATGCGCAAACTCCTCACGCGGCTACGCGGGGACGCGGGGATGAACACCGCCGAGTACGCCGTGGGCACCCTCGCCGCCGTCGCCTTCGCCGGCATCCTGCTCAAGGTGCTCACCTCGGGCAACGTGCAGTCGGCGCTGACCGCCGTCATCGACCGGGCGTTGAAGTGA
- a CDS encoding type II secretion system F family protein gives MSPPVWSAGCLVVAALLVAVRGNRVGRRWDVLTGRGSGRRRPGWWPDRVRLGAALAGLAVLILVGGWPGVLGGVLTAPVADRLLRRIEPPAVRESRLREAADLPLAADLLAAAMRAGAPVDRAVLAVADALDGPLAVRLGRIGRTLLLGGEPQEAWAHLATVPGADRVVGAALRSSRSGAALAGALARVADDLRADRSTAAEASARRAGVLIVLPLGLCFLPAFILAGLVPVIVAVLGDVL, from the coding sequence ATGTCCCCGCCGGTGTGGTCGGCCGGTTGCCTGGTGGTGGCCGCGCTGCTGGTCGCCGTACGCGGCAACCGGGTCGGCCGGCGGTGGGACGTACTCACCGGTAGAGGCTCCGGCCGACGTCGGCCGGGCTGGTGGCCGGACCGGGTGCGACTCGGTGCTGCGCTGGCCGGGCTGGCGGTCCTGATCCTGGTCGGGGGTTGGCCCGGTGTCCTGGGAGGAGTGCTTACCGCGCCGGTGGCGGACCGGTTGCTGCGGCGGATCGAACCACCCGCCGTCCGGGAGAGCCGACTACGGGAGGCGGCCGACCTGCCGCTCGCCGCCGACCTGCTGGCGGCGGCCATGCGAGCGGGCGCCCCGGTCGACCGGGCGGTGCTCGCGGTGGCCGACGCGTTGGACGGTCCGTTGGCGGTCCGGCTCGGCCGGATCGGGCGGACGCTGCTGCTCGGCGGTGAGCCGCAGGAGGCCTGGGCGCACCTCGCCACGGTGCCCGGGGCGGACCGGGTGGTCGGTGCCGCACTGCGCTCCTCCCGCAGCGGCGCGGCACTCGCCGGGGCCCTCGCCCGGGTCGCCGACGACCTGCGGGCCGACCGGTCCACGGCGGCGGAGGCGTCCGCCCGGCGGGCCGGCGTGCTGATAGTGCTGCCGCTGGGCCTGTGCTTCCTGCCGGCCTTCATTCTTGCCGGCCTGGTGCCGGTGATCGTCGCCGTCCTCGGCGACGTGCTGTGA
- a CDS encoding TadA family conjugal transfer-associated ATPase: MTGRPDELAARVRQRMADAATPVTPAAIVSAVRADPSAAVLGDTAVLRIADRVHDDLVGAGPLAPLIGDPQVTDVLVNGVRVWVDRGAGLHQVAVPLGSVDDVRRLAQRLTAAAGRRLDDGSPYADARLPDGTRLHAVLPPVATDGPYLSLRTFRHRPFTLDELVQQGTVPRAVASVLAAVVAARLAYLVIGGTGSGKTTLLNTMLGLVPGTERIVLVEDAAELHPVHPHVVGLQARTANVEGAGVVGLSELVRQALRMRPDRLVVGECRGAEVVDLLAALNTGHDGGAGTLHANTPADVPARLEALGMLGGLPRAALHAQVAAALQVLVQVRRGPHGRLVESICLLPAQGPDRLVTAVPAWVRGQGIGPAGHSLATLLRDRGVPVPPLLHESPAGAAGPA, encoded by the coding sequence ATGACCGGCCGGCCCGACGAACTCGCGGCCCGGGTGCGGCAGCGGATGGCCGACGCGGCCACCCCGGTCACCCCGGCGGCGATCGTCTCCGCCGTCCGCGCCGACCCGTCCGCCGCCGTCCTCGGCGACACCGCAGTGCTGCGGATCGCCGACCGGGTGCACGACGACCTGGTGGGTGCCGGGCCACTCGCTCCGCTGATCGGGGATCCACAGGTCACCGACGTGCTCGTGAACGGGGTCCGGGTCTGGGTCGACCGGGGTGCCGGGCTGCACCAGGTGGCGGTGCCGCTCGGCTCGGTCGACGACGTACGCCGGCTGGCCCAACGGCTCACCGCCGCCGCAGGACGTCGACTCGACGACGGCTCCCCCTACGCGGACGCGCGGCTGCCCGACGGCACCCGGTTGCACGCCGTACTGCCACCGGTGGCGACCGACGGCCCGTACCTGTCCCTGCGTACCTTCCGGCACCGCCCGTTCACCCTCGACGAGCTGGTCCAACAGGGCACCGTGCCGCGTGCGGTGGCGTCGGTGCTCGCCGCGGTGGTCGCCGCCCGGCTGGCGTACCTGGTCATCGGTGGCACCGGTTCGGGAAAGACGACCCTGCTCAACACGATGCTGGGCCTGGTGCCGGGGACGGAACGCATCGTGCTGGTCGAGGACGCCGCCGAGCTGCATCCGGTGCATCCGCACGTGGTCGGTCTCCAGGCCCGGACGGCCAACGTGGAGGGCGCGGGCGTGGTCGGGCTGAGCGAACTGGTCCGGCAGGCGTTGCGGATGCGCCCCGACCGGCTGGTCGTCGGAGAGTGCCGGGGCGCGGAGGTGGTCGATCTGCTGGCCGCGCTCAACACCGGCCACGACGGCGGGGCGGGCACCCTGCACGCCAACACCCCGGCCGACGTGCCGGCCCGGCTGGAGGCCCTCGGCATGCTCGGCGGCCTACCCCGGGCGGCGCTGCACGCCCAGGTCGCCGCCGCGCTCCAGGTGCTGGTCCAGGTGCGTCGAGGCCCGCACGGCCGGTTGGTGGAGTCGATCTGTCTGCTGCCGGCGCAGGGGCCCGACCGGCTGGTCACCGCGGTACCGGCCTGGGTGCGGGGGCAGGGGATCGGGCCCGCCGGACACTCGCTGGCCACCCTGTTGCGGGACCGGGGAGTGCCCGTACCGCCCCTGCTCCACGAATCCCCGGCCGGTGCGGCAGGGCCGGCATGA
- the ssd gene encoding septum site-determining protein Ssd: MPPRTSLSPHRRLPLLVTADGDLLDELLRLAAAGGSEVEVAADPAAARSRWVPSPLVLVGSDQAQACLRARLPRRPRTVLVGRSGELDPGWEIAELIGAEHVAVLPAAEPWLVDRFTECVPGGDSAGPARTVAVLGGRGGAGASVLAGGLAVTAARAHLRTLLVDADPLGGGLDLVLGWEELDGLRWPSLTDADGRVDAPSLVRALPNRGDLVVLSWDRGEPLALPAQAMAATLDAARRGRDFVVVDLPRQLDDAAVIALQAADQAYVVVPAELRATAAAARVVAAAAPHCAALGAIVRGPAPGRLKATEVARALGLPLAGTLRPEPALCRGLERGEAPTAAGRGPLAALCRRLVTELTGLPVPGAA, encoded by the coding sequence ATGCCACCCCGTACCTCCCTCTCACCGCACCGACGACTTCCGTTGCTCGTCACCGCCGACGGTGACCTCCTCGACGAACTCCTGCGGCTCGCCGCAGCGGGCGGCAGCGAGGTGGAGGTGGCCGCCGACCCGGCTGCCGCCCGGTCCCGTTGGGTTCCCAGCCCGCTGGTCCTGGTCGGCAGCGACCAGGCGCAGGCCTGCCTGCGGGCCCGACTGCCCCGACGGCCACGGACGGTGCTGGTCGGGCGCTCGGGCGAGCTCGACCCGGGCTGGGAGATCGCCGAGCTGATCGGTGCCGAACACGTCGCCGTCCTGCCGGCCGCCGAACCGTGGCTGGTGGACCGGTTCACCGAGTGCGTGCCGGGCGGCGACTCGGCCGGGCCCGCCCGTACGGTCGCGGTGCTCGGGGGTAGGGGTGGTGCCGGTGCGAGCGTCCTCGCCGGTGGCCTGGCGGTCACCGCCGCCCGCGCCCACCTGCGGACCCTGCTGGTCGACGCGGACCCGCTCGGCGGTGGGCTCGACCTGGTGCTCGGCTGGGAGGAGCTGGACGGGCTGCGGTGGCCCTCGCTCACCGACGCCGACGGCCGGGTCGACGCGCCGAGCCTGGTCCGCGCCCTGCCGAACCGGGGCGACCTGGTCGTCCTCTCCTGGGACCGGGGCGAGCCGCTGGCCCTGCCCGCACAGGCCATGGCCGCCACGCTGGACGCCGCGCGGCGTGGCCGGGACTTCGTGGTGGTCGACCTGCCACGCCAACTCGACGATGCCGCCGTGATCGCGTTGCAGGCCGCCGACCAGGCATACGTGGTGGTGCCGGCCGAGCTGCGGGCCACCGCGGCGGCGGCCCGGGTGGTCGCCGCCGCCGCCCCGCACTGTGCCGCCCTGGGGGCGATCGTCCGGGGCCCCGCCCCCGGCCGGTTGAAAGCGACCGAGGTGGCTCGGGCCCTGGGGCTCCCGCTCGCCGGGACGCTGCGCCCCGAACCGGCGCTGTGCCGCGGGCTGGAACGCGGCGAGGCGCCGACCGCCGCCGGCCGTGGACCGCTCGCCGCGCTCTGCCGTCGGCTCGTCACCGAGCTGACCGGGCTCCCCGTGCCGGGTGCGGCATGA
- a CDS encoding VHL beta domain-containing protein, translated as MADSPDETPPTLRIGGWLPEARHHQALPPYLVPPAGRHLIDVPPPGSATTPLPSPVHTVESDGIGRTLLLAGVACGLVTGLVFALSPLWSGPERRGAALPVTPSGVVGGPNLAAAESPTPIDDYSPAPVSLATRAVSPAPVAPPAQAPARPPSRPGAGTTPRPTTTTTPPRPAPTTTPPRPTPKPPANQPGPGELTALPASQERSLRSSANGPSTYVEFVNARNSRVIVYWLDYHGQRRQYKVLDAGRSYRQQTYLGHPWVVTDDRGRGLACFLPARTTMRAVVR; from the coding sequence ATGGCCGACTCACCCGACGAAACACCCCCCACCCTGCGCATCGGTGGCTGGCTACCCGAGGCCCGGCACCACCAGGCGCTGCCGCCGTACCTCGTTCCCCCGGCGGGCCGGCACCTGATCGACGTCCCCCCGCCCGGGTCAGCGACCACCCCCCTGCCGTCGCCCGTCCACACCGTCGAATCCGACGGCATCGGCCGGACCCTGCTGCTGGCCGGGGTGGCCTGTGGTCTGGTCACCGGTCTCGTCTTCGCACTGTCGCCGCTGTGGTCCGGGCCGGAGCGCCGGGGCGCCGCCCTCCCGGTGACGCCGTCGGGGGTCGTGGGCGGGCCGAACCTCGCCGCCGCGGAGAGCCCCACGCCGATCGACGACTACTCGCCCGCGCCTGTCTCGCTCGCCACCCGCGCCGTCTCCCCGGCACCTGTCGCGCCGCCAGCGCAGGCACCGGCCCGTCCGCCGAGCCGACCCGGCGCCGGTACGACCCCCCGCCCCACCACGACCACCACCCCGCCCCGGCCGGCCCCGACCACCACCCCGCCCCGGCCCACGCCGAAGCCGCCGGCGAACCAGCCCGGACCGGGCGAGTTGACGGCGCTGCCGGCGTCCCAGGAACGGTCGCTGCGGTCCAGCGCGAACGGACCCTCGACGTACGTCGAATTCGTCAACGCCCGCAACTCGCGGGTCATCGTCTACTGGCTCGACTACCACGGCCAGCGGCGGCAGTACAAGGTGCTCGACGCCGGCCGGTCCTACCGACAGCAGACGTACCTGGGCCACCCCTGGGTGGTCACCGACGACCGCGGCCGGGGGCTGGCCTGCTTCCTGCCCGCCCGGACCACGATGCGGGCCGTGGTGCGGTAA